The Raphanus sativus cultivar WK10039 chromosome 2, ASM80110v3, whole genome shotgun sequence genome includes a region encoding these proteins:
- the LOC108817235 gene encoding anaphase-promoting complex subunit 1 isoform X2, with protein MSPGVRPLTVLGKFKPFGLIAEATDSNPPDDDNVAGSYQYFLFDPDLTGQRDDDDDGNEASFSRQREHELFIRDNRIIWTSGSRVLKRFTLSSPIIKACWSHIGRGAEAFLCVLQIGCLTIYNTSGEVVSVPLPRTVVSIWPLPFGILLQQAAEMYPTSSIPFSSASPALGSREMLRQRKEVGNISPQNFHSTVAHGLTSKRDLSASHLILRDPLEEPGPIYLEERGKLNIMKDYDERTIWSSNLFPLLTSYNKGKMQHSVWAVEFIESSHEASASCSSSAVPDTVIPKRVSFRRIWQAKGAKKAASKVFLATDDAVPVICFLILEQKKLLSVGLQTVEINNEIMFDVKPDISWSVSAIAAAPVVVTRSHLKIGLLPHLDIIVLSPENDLFLYSGKQCLCRYVLPSWLGESLVSGESAKTDSGSQDLKITGLSDAVLGCINLSVNHSQIFRCALTSNPSSSLANDCIAAMAEGLPSDLYKLFLSLLWGYGYSDQKGCSIHFEWEALCNIFLGICQKPTGVHLKQLKTSSESSWEFLLSSKFHKTYSRFHSGITSINPLDREEIVPFCTKTGSGDRPDNSFELMVQSLDCLHAVYESLKMDNLRKQDLHQLAVLLCNIAKFLGEKCYIDHYIRDFPRLSKITGACKTLSSSRKPPNIFRWLENCLRRGCLSTNLDDLPDLIRKDGCSTVNWARKIVSFYSVLFGDKPVGKKLTSGVPCNIAPGSYSSNEELAILAMTGERFGLHQLDLLPSGVSLPLRHALDSCRESPPADWPAIAYVLLGREDMAQSVFRNLSSSKEFEMQSNTSLISMSIPYMLHLHPVIVPSSLSESIGLENAKIEDTNSVDGSVIDGMEHIFNSYTQLRYGRDLRLNEVRRLLCSARPVVIQTSANPTISDQEQQQDQLWRIAQRTAVLPLGRGAFTLSTIHTLLTEAFTVPKLVLAGRLPAQQNAVVNLDPNVRSIQELKTWPEFHNAVAAGLRLAPLQGKVSRTWIKYNKPGEPNAVHAGLLFGLGLQGYLHVLNLSDIYQYFTQDHESTTVGLMLGLAASYRRTMQPDIAKALFFHVPTRYQASYADFEIPTLLQSAALVSVGILFEGSAHLQTMQLLLGEIGRRSAGDNVLEREGYAVSAGFSLGLVALGRGGDALGSLDSFVNRLLQYLGAKEERSLLAPSNEDLRSAAQVTDGSTPNVNITAPGAIIALALMYLKTDSEVIFSKLSIPQTRYDLECVRPDFIMLRVIARNLIMWSRIRPKSDWILSQVPEVVKNGVSHLQDDMDDMYEVDVESLVQAYVNIVTGACISLGLRFSGTRDGNARDLLNSYALYLLNEIKPVSAPPGNAFPKGISRYVDRGTLEMCLYLIVLSLSVVMAGSGDLQIFRLLRFLRSRNSADGHANYGTQMAVSLATGFLFLGGGMRTFSTSNGSLAMLLITLYPRLPSGPNDNRCHLQKQECGL; from the exons atgtcTCCAGGGGTTCGCCCACTTACCGTCCTCGGAAAGTTCAAACCTTTCGGTCTAATCGCTGAAGCCACCGACTCGAATCCTCCGGACGACGATAATGTTGCCGGTTCCTACCAGTATTTTCTCTTCGATCCTGATCTCACGGGTCAGcgagacgatgatgatgatggcaaTGAAGCTAGCTTCTCGCGGCAGAGAGAGCATGAGCTCTTCATCCGAGATAACCG CATAATCTGGACAAGCGGTTCACGAGTGCTCAAGCGGTTTACCTTGTCTTCTCCCATCATCAAG GCATGCTGGAGTCACATTGGTCGAGGAGCGGAAGCTTTTCTTTGTGTCTTACAAATTGGTTGTTTAACAATATACAACACTTCGG GCGAAGTAGTATCTGTTCCGCTTCCACGCACTGTCGTATCAATATGGCCTCTACCGTTTGGTATACTTCTTCAGCAAGCTGCTGAAATGTATCCAACCTCGAGTATTCCATTTTCTTCTGCTAGCCCCGCTCTTGGTTCTCGTGAGATGCTGCGCCAAAGAAAAGAAGTTGGGAATATTTCGCCTCAGAACTTTCATTCCACAGTCGCGCATGGCCTTACTAGCAAAAGAGACTTGTCTGCTTCCCATTTGATTCTAAGAGATCCATTAGAGGAACCTGGG CCAATCTATCTAGAAGAGAGGGGAAAGTTGAACATAATGAAGGACTACGATGAAAGAACAATATGGTCAAGTAACCTTTTTCCTCTTTTGACCTCGTATAACAAAG GCAAGATGCAACATTCTGTGTGGGCAGTCGAATTTATAGAGTCTAGCCATGAAGCTTCTGCGTCATGTTCAAGCAGCGCTGTTCCTGATACTGTTATCCCGAAACGAGTATCTTTTCGCAGAATATGGCAAGCCAAAGGTGCTAAGAAAGCTGCATCTAAG GTCTTTTTGGCAACTGATGATGCAGTCCCAGTAATTTGCTTTCTGATTCTAGAACAAAAGAAACTGTTATCGGTGGGACTCCAAACTGTTGAGATCAATAATGAAATTATGTTTGACGTCAAGCCTGACATAAGCTGGAGTGTCTCTGCAATTGCTGCTGCACCTGTTGTTGTGACACGTTCTCA tttgaaaATAGGGCTGCTTCCACATTTGGATATCATTGTTTTATCTCCAGAAAATGACCTCTTTCTTTAT TCAGGAAAACAATGCCTCTGTAGGTATGTACTACCTTCTTGGTTGGGGGAGAGTCTTGTTTCTGGTGAGTCTGCAAAAACAGATTCAGGTTCCCAGGATCTGAAGATCACAGGATTGTCTGATGCTGTGTTAGGATGTATCAATCTGTCAGTAAATCATTCACAG ATCTTTCGGTGTGCCTTAACTAGTAACCCTTCATCTTCACTTGCAAACGATTGCATAGCAGCCATGGCTGAGGGATTACCATCCGATTTGTACAAgttgtttctctctcttctttggGGATATGGTTATTCTGACCAGAAGGGTTGCAGTATTCATTTTGAATGGGAAGCGTTGTGCAACATTTTTCTGGGGATCTGTCAAAAACCTACTGGTGTGCATCTGAAGCAACTCAAGACATCATCTGAGTCCTCCTGGGAATTTCTTCTCAGCAGCAAGTTTCATAAGACCTACTCTAGGTTCCACAGTGGTATAACTTCAATCAATCCCCTGGATCGGGAAGAAATTGTCCCATTTTGTACTAAGACTGGTAGTGGAGATAGACCAGACAACTCATTTGAATTAATGGTCCAGAGTTTAGATTGTCTTCATGCAGTATATGAGAGTTTGAAGATGGATAATCTACGAAAACA GGATttgcatcagctagctgttttATTGTGCAATATTGCCAAGTTTCTGGGTGAGAAGTGTTACATAGATCACTACATACGTGATTTTCCTCGTCTTTCCAAAATTACTGGGGCATGCAAAACCCTTTCTTCGAGCAGAAAACCTCCAAATATATTCAGATGGCTTGAGAACTGTTTAAGACGTGGATGTTTATCCACAAACCTTGATGACCTACCAGATTTGATCCGTAAAGATGGGTGCTCCACTGTGAACTGGGCAAGGAAAATTGTTTCCTTCTACAGTGTGTTATTTGGTGATAAGCCAGTCGGAAAGAAACTTACGTCAGGTGTCCCCTGTAATATTGCCCCAGGATCATATTCCAGTAACGAGGAACTTGCTATCTTGGCTATGACTGGAGAGAGATTTGGGCTTCACCAACTGGATTTGCTACCTTCCGGTGTATCTCTCCCTCTGAGACAT GCACTTGATAGCTGTCGAGAATCTCCTCCAGCTGACTGGCCAGCAATTGCTTATGTGCTTCTTGGTCGAGAAGATATGGCCCAATCCGTCTTCAGAAATTTGAGCTCATCTAAGGAATTTGAGATGCAGTCAAATACGAGTTTAATATCCATGTCCATACCCTACATGCTGCATTTGCATCCAGTAATTGTTCCATCCTCTTTATCTGAGTCAATTGGCTTGGAAAACGCTAAGATTGAGGATACAAATTCTGTGGATGGTTCTGTGATAGATGGAATGGAGCATATCTTCAATTCCTATACGCAGTTACGGTATGGCCGAGATCTACGACTGAATGAG GTTCGACGTCTTTTGTGCTCTGCACGACCTGTGGTCATTCAAACTTCTGCTAACCCTACTATATCTGATCAGGAGCAGCAACAG GACCAGCTTTGGCGTATAGCACAGAGGACTGCTGTACTTCCCCTCGGGCGTGGAGCATTCACATTATCAACAATACACACGCTTTTAACTGAG GCGTTTACTGTACCAAAGCTTGTTTTGGCTGGTCGGCTGCCTGCTCAACAAAATGCCGTG GTTAATCTAGATCCAAACGTCAGGAGTATTCAAGAACTTAAGACCTGGCCAGAGTTTCATAATGCTGTTGCTGCTGGGTTACGACTGGCACCGCTTCAG GGAAAAGTGTCCAGAACGTGGATTAAATACAATAAACCTGGAGAGCCAAATGCTGTTCATGCTGGACTTCTGTTTGGGCTGGGATTACAGGGATATTTGCATGTGTTAAACCTTAGTGACATATACCAATATTTCACTCAG GACCATGAGAGCACCACGGTAGGTTTGATGCTTGGTCTGGCAGCTTCGTACAGGAGAACAATGCAACCTGATATTGCAAAG GCTCTCTTTTTCCATGTTCCTACTCGATACCAAGCTTCATATGCTGACTTTGAGATACCAACGCTTCTGCAG TCTGCAGCTTTAGTCTCCGTCGGCATTCTATTTGAAGGATCGGCACACCTGCAGACAATGCAATTACTTCTG GGTGAAATTGGCCGCAGAAGTGCAGGGGACAATGTACTTGAAAGGGAGGGTTATGCTGTATCTGCAGGATTCTCACTTGGTCTTGTTGCTCTTG GCCGTGGAGGTGACGCGCTAGGTTCTTTGGACTCCTTTGTCAATCGCTTACTCCAGTATCTGGGAGCAAAAGAG GAAAGATCTCTCCTTGCACCATCAAATGAAGATCTCCGAAGCGCTGCACAG GTGACAGACGGAAGCACTCCAAATGTTAATATAACTGCACCTGGAGCGATAATCGCCCTCGCATTAATGTATCTTAAG ACAGACTCAGAGGTCATCTTCTCGAAGCTCTCTATTCCACAAACACGTTACGATTTGGAGTGCGTAAGGCCTGATTTCATAATGCTCCGGGTCATTGCTCGGAACCTGATAATGTGGAGCAG GATCCGTCCTAAAAGTGATTGGATTCTTTCTCAAGTCCCCGAAGTAGTAAAAAACGGTGTCAGCCACCTCCAAGATGACATGGATGATATGTATGAAGTGGACGTTGAATCCCTTGTGCAGGCATATGTCAATATAGTGACTGGGGCATGCATTTCACTTG GGCTGAGATTTTCTGGTACAAGGGATGGAAATGCTCGTGATTTACTTAACAGCTATGCTCTCTATCTTTTGAATGAG ATCAAGCCTGTTTCTGCGCCACCTGGAAATGCATTTCCCAAGGGAATATCTAGATATGTTGATCGGGGAACGCTTGAAATGTGTCTTTATCTTATTGTTCTTTCCCTTTCAGTG GTCATGGCGGGATCTGGAGACTTGCAAATATTTCGGTTGCTGAGATTTCTCCGCAGCCGAAACTCTGCTGATGGACATGCTAACTATGGCACTCAAATGGCG GTGAGCTTAGCCACGGGTTTCTTATTTCTTGGTGGTGGTATGCGAACATTTTCAACGAGTAATGGCTCACTTGCAATGTTGCTTATCACTCTCTATCCGCGGTTGCCTTCTGGACCAAATGACAATCGTTGTCACCTCCAG AAGCAGGAGTGTGGTTTGTGA
- the LOC108817235 gene encoding anaphase-promoting complex subunit 1 isoform X1 has translation MSPGVRPLTVLGKFKPFGLIAEATDSNPPDDDNVAGSYQYFLFDPDLTGQRDDDDDGNEASFSRQREHELFIRDNRIIWTSGSRVLKRFTLSSPIIKACWSHIGRGAEAFLCVLQIGCLTIYNTSGEVVSVPLPRTVVSIWPLPFGILLQQAAEMYPTSSIPFSSASPALGSREMLRQRKEVGNISPQNFHSTVAHGLTSKRDLSASHLILRDPLEEPGPIYLEERGKLNIMKDYDERTIWSSNLFPLLTSYNKGKMQHSVWAVEFIESSHEASASCSSSAVPDTVIPKRVSFRRIWQAKGAKKAASKVFLATDDAVPVICFLILEQKKLLSVGLQTVEINNEIMFDVKPDISWSVSAIAAAPVVVTRSHLKIGLLPHLDIIVLSPENDLFLYSGKQCLCRYVLPSWLGESLVSGESAKTDSGSQDLKITGLSDAVLGCINLSVNHSQIFRCALTSNPSSSLANDCIAAMAEGLPSDLYKLFLSLLWGYGYSDQKGCSIHFEWEALCNIFLGICQKPTGVHLKQLKTSSESSWEFLLSSKFHKTYSRFHSGITSINPLDREEIVPFCTKTGSGDRPDNSFELMVQSLDCLHAVYESLKMDNLRKQDLHQLAVLLCNIAKFLGEKCYIDHYIRDFPRLSKITGACKTLSSSRKPPNIFRWLENCLRRGCLSTNLDDLPDLIRKDGCSTVNWARKIVSFYSVLFGDKPVGKKLTSGVPCNIAPGSYSSNEELAILAMTGERFGLHQLDLLPSGVSLPLRHALDSCRESPPADWPAIAYVLLGREDMAQSVFRNLSSSKEFEMQSNTSLISMSIPYMLHLHPVIVPSSLSESIGLENAKIEDTNSVDGSVIDGMEHIFNSYTQLRYGRDLRLNEVRRLLCSARPVVIQTSANPTISDQEQQQDQLWRIAQRTAVLPLGRGAFTLSTIHTLLTEAFTVPKLVLAGRLPAQQNAVVNLDPNVRSIQELKTWPEFHNAVAAGLRLAPLQGKVSRTWIKYNKPGEPNAVHAGLLFGLGLQGYLHVLNLSDIYQYFTQDHESTTVGLMLGLAASYRRTMQPDIAKALFFHVPTRYQASYADFEIPTLLQSAALVSVGILFEGSAHLQTMQLLLGEIGRRSAGDNVLEREGYAVSAGFSLGLVALGRGGDALGSLDSFVNRLLQYLGAKEERSLLAPSNEDLRSAAQVTDGSTPNVNITAPGAIIALALMYLKTDSEVIFSKLSIPQTRYDLECVRPDFIMLRVIARNLIMWSRIRPKSDWILSQVPEVVKNGVSHLQDDMDDMYEVDVESLVQAYVNIVTGACISLGLRFSGTRDGNARDLLNSYALYLLNEIKPVSAPPGNAFPKGISRYVDRGTLEMCLYLIVLSLSVVMAGSGDLQIFRLLRFLRSRNSADGHANYGTQMAVSLATGFLFLGGGMRTFSTSNGSLAMLLITLYPRLPSGPNDNRCHLQAFRHLYVLATEARWLQTIDVDSGLPVYAPLEVTVKETELYSETRYSEVTPCILPERAILKRICVCGPRYWPQQVELVPEEKHWWSFGDKSDPFNSGVIFVKRKVGACSYVDDPVGCQSLLSRAMHKVFGLRTLDESNSLANSHRELDSDSVDHLVSTFSSDPSLIAFAQLCCDKSWNDRSDSDFKEFCLQVLFDCISKDRPALLQVYLSLYTTIGSMADLLVKSDSHMCDSLSISSLKVALAYNEAVTSGRLASSGGFVQSIFLASLGKRCEEILNCSTELKTNLRDYLTSEAWPDDDQKDVILLSWYLKWFSVPSPSIIKAVVEKIKSKSKISTSAIPLLRLVLPSTHISAISEIDRVFFPIN, from the exons atgtcTCCAGGGGTTCGCCCACTTACCGTCCTCGGAAAGTTCAAACCTTTCGGTCTAATCGCTGAAGCCACCGACTCGAATCCTCCGGACGACGATAATGTTGCCGGTTCCTACCAGTATTTTCTCTTCGATCCTGATCTCACGGGTCAGcgagacgatgatgatgatggcaaTGAAGCTAGCTTCTCGCGGCAGAGAGAGCATGAGCTCTTCATCCGAGATAACCG CATAATCTGGACAAGCGGTTCACGAGTGCTCAAGCGGTTTACCTTGTCTTCTCCCATCATCAAG GCATGCTGGAGTCACATTGGTCGAGGAGCGGAAGCTTTTCTTTGTGTCTTACAAATTGGTTGTTTAACAATATACAACACTTCGG GCGAAGTAGTATCTGTTCCGCTTCCACGCACTGTCGTATCAATATGGCCTCTACCGTTTGGTATACTTCTTCAGCAAGCTGCTGAAATGTATCCAACCTCGAGTATTCCATTTTCTTCTGCTAGCCCCGCTCTTGGTTCTCGTGAGATGCTGCGCCAAAGAAAAGAAGTTGGGAATATTTCGCCTCAGAACTTTCATTCCACAGTCGCGCATGGCCTTACTAGCAAAAGAGACTTGTCTGCTTCCCATTTGATTCTAAGAGATCCATTAGAGGAACCTGGG CCAATCTATCTAGAAGAGAGGGGAAAGTTGAACATAATGAAGGACTACGATGAAAGAACAATATGGTCAAGTAACCTTTTTCCTCTTTTGACCTCGTATAACAAAG GCAAGATGCAACATTCTGTGTGGGCAGTCGAATTTATAGAGTCTAGCCATGAAGCTTCTGCGTCATGTTCAAGCAGCGCTGTTCCTGATACTGTTATCCCGAAACGAGTATCTTTTCGCAGAATATGGCAAGCCAAAGGTGCTAAGAAAGCTGCATCTAAG GTCTTTTTGGCAACTGATGATGCAGTCCCAGTAATTTGCTTTCTGATTCTAGAACAAAAGAAACTGTTATCGGTGGGACTCCAAACTGTTGAGATCAATAATGAAATTATGTTTGACGTCAAGCCTGACATAAGCTGGAGTGTCTCTGCAATTGCTGCTGCACCTGTTGTTGTGACACGTTCTCA tttgaaaATAGGGCTGCTTCCACATTTGGATATCATTGTTTTATCTCCAGAAAATGACCTCTTTCTTTAT TCAGGAAAACAATGCCTCTGTAGGTATGTACTACCTTCTTGGTTGGGGGAGAGTCTTGTTTCTGGTGAGTCTGCAAAAACAGATTCAGGTTCCCAGGATCTGAAGATCACAGGATTGTCTGATGCTGTGTTAGGATGTATCAATCTGTCAGTAAATCATTCACAG ATCTTTCGGTGTGCCTTAACTAGTAACCCTTCATCTTCACTTGCAAACGATTGCATAGCAGCCATGGCTGAGGGATTACCATCCGATTTGTACAAgttgtttctctctcttctttggGGATATGGTTATTCTGACCAGAAGGGTTGCAGTATTCATTTTGAATGGGAAGCGTTGTGCAACATTTTTCTGGGGATCTGTCAAAAACCTACTGGTGTGCATCTGAAGCAACTCAAGACATCATCTGAGTCCTCCTGGGAATTTCTTCTCAGCAGCAAGTTTCATAAGACCTACTCTAGGTTCCACAGTGGTATAACTTCAATCAATCCCCTGGATCGGGAAGAAATTGTCCCATTTTGTACTAAGACTGGTAGTGGAGATAGACCAGACAACTCATTTGAATTAATGGTCCAGAGTTTAGATTGTCTTCATGCAGTATATGAGAGTTTGAAGATGGATAATCTACGAAAACA GGATttgcatcagctagctgttttATTGTGCAATATTGCCAAGTTTCTGGGTGAGAAGTGTTACATAGATCACTACATACGTGATTTTCCTCGTCTTTCCAAAATTACTGGGGCATGCAAAACCCTTTCTTCGAGCAGAAAACCTCCAAATATATTCAGATGGCTTGAGAACTGTTTAAGACGTGGATGTTTATCCACAAACCTTGATGACCTACCAGATTTGATCCGTAAAGATGGGTGCTCCACTGTGAACTGGGCAAGGAAAATTGTTTCCTTCTACAGTGTGTTATTTGGTGATAAGCCAGTCGGAAAGAAACTTACGTCAGGTGTCCCCTGTAATATTGCCCCAGGATCATATTCCAGTAACGAGGAACTTGCTATCTTGGCTATGACTGGAGAGAGATTTGGGCTTCACCAACTGGATTTGCTACCTTCCGGTGTATCTCTCCCTCTGAGACAT GCACTTGATAGCTGTCGAGAATCTCCTCCAGCTGACTGGCCAGCAATTGCTTATGTGCTTCTTGGTCGAGAAGATATGGCCCAATCCGTCTTCAGAAATTTGAGCTCATCTAAGGAATTTGAGATGCAGTCAAATACGAGTTTAATATCCATGTCCATACCCTACATGCTGCATTTGCATCCAGTAATTGTTCCATCCTCTTTATCTGAGTCAATTGGCTTGGAAAACGCTAAGATTGAGGATACAAATTCTGTGGATGGTTCTGTGATAGATGGAATGGAGCATATCTTCAATTCCTATACGCAGTTACGGTATGGCCGAGATCTACGACTGAATGAG GTTCGACGTCTTTTGTGCTCTGCACGACCTGTGGTCATTCAAACTTCTGCTAACCCTACTATATCTGATCAGGAGCAGCAACAG GACCAGCTTTGGCGTATAGCACAGAGGACTGCTGTACTTCCCCTCGGGCGTGGAGCATTCACATTATCAACAATACACACGCTTTTAACTGAG GCGTTTACTGTACCAAAGCTTGTTTTGGCTGGTCGGCTGCCTGCTCAACAAAATGCCGTG GTTAATCTAGATCCAAACGTCAGGAGTATTCAAGAACTTAAGACCTGGCCAGAGTTTCATAATGCTGTTGCTGCTGGGTTACGACTGGCACCGCTTCAG GGAAAAGTGTCCAGAACGTGGATTAAATACAATAAACCTGGAGAGCCAAATGCTGTTCATGCTGGACTTCTGTTTGGGCTGGGATTACAGGGATATTTGCATGTGTTAAACCTTAGTGACATATACCAATATTTCACTCAG GACCATGAGAGCACCACGGTAGGTTTGATGCTTGGTCTGGCAGCTTCGTACAGGAGAACAATGCAACCTGATATTGCAAAG GCTCTCTTTTTCCATGTTCCTACTCGATACCAAGCTTCATATGCTGACTTTGAGATACCAACGCTTCTGCAG TCTGCAGCTTTAGTCTCCGTCGGCATTCTATTTGAAGGATCGGCACACCTGCAGACAATGCAATTACTTCTG GGTGAAATTGGCCGCAGAAGTGCAGGGGACAATGTACTTGAAAGGGAGGGTTATGCTGTATCTGCAGGATTCTCACTTGGTCTTGTTGCTCTTG GCCGTGGAGGTGACGCGCTAGGTTCTTTGGACTCCTTTGTCAATCGCTTACTCCAGTATCTGGGAGCAAAAGAG GAAAGATCTCTCCTTGCACCATCAAATGAAGATCTCCGAAGCGCTGCACAG GTGACAGACGGAAGCACTCCAAATGTTAATATAACTGCACCTGGAGCGATAATCGCCCTCGCATTAATGTATCTTAAG ACAGACTCAGAGGTCATCTTCTCGAAGCTCTCTATTCCACAAACACGTTACGATTTGGAGTGCGTAAGGCCTGATTTCATAATGCTCCGGGTCATTGCTCGGAACCTGATAATGTGGAGCAG GATCCGTCCTAAAAGTGATTGGATTCTTTCTCAAGTCCCCGAAGTAGTAAAAAACGGTGTCAGCCACCTCCAAGATGACATGGATGATATGTATGAAGTGGACGTTGAATCCCTTGTGCAGGCATATGTCAATATAGTGACTGGGGCATGCATTTCACTTG GGCTGAGATTTTCTGGTACAAGGGATGGAAATGCTCGTGATTTACTTAACAGCTATGCTCTCTATCTTTTGAATGAG ATCAAGCCTGTTTCTGCGCCACCTGGAAATGCATTTCCCAAGGGAATATCTAGATATGTTGATCGGGGAACGCTTGAAATGTGTCTTTATCTTATTGTTCTTTCCCTTTCAGTG GTCATGGCGGGATCTGGAGACTTGCAAATATTTCGGTTGCTGAGATTTCTCCGCAGCCGAAACTCTGCTGATGGACATGCTAACTATGGCACTCAAATGGCG GTGAGCTTAGCCACGGGTTTCTTATTTCTTGGTGGTGGTATGCGAACATTTTCAACGAGTAATGGCTCACTTGCAATGTTGCTTATCACTCTCTATCCGCGGTTGCCTTCTGGACCAAATGACAATCGTTGTCACCTCCAG GCATTCAGGCATTTATATGTCCTTGCAACAGAGGCTCGTTGGCTGCAGACTATTGATGTTGATTCCGGTCTTCCTGTATATGCTCCTCTAGAAGTCACAGTAAAAGAGACAGAACTATATTCTGAAACAAGATATTCCGAGGTTACCCCGTGCATTCTGCCAGAGCGTGCTATT CTAAAGAGAATTTGTGTCTGTGGTCCTCGATACTGGCCCCAACAAGTTGAGCTTGTCCCAGAAG AGAAACATTGGTGGAGCTTTGGGGACAAGAGTGATCCCTTCAATTCTGGTGTTATTTTTGTCAAAAGGAAAGTAGGAGCTTGTTCGTATGTTGATGATCCAGTTGGGTGTCAGTCACTGCTTTCACGAGCAATGCACAAG GTTTTTGGTTTAAGAACTCTGGACGAATCTAATTCGCTTGCTAATAGTCATAGAGAACTGGATTCTGATAGCGTTGATCACTTGGTCAGCACTTTCTCATCTGATCCAAGCCTAATAGCCTTTGCACAGTTGTGTTGTGACAAATCTTGGAATGACAG ATCTGATTCTGATTTCAAGGAGTTCTGTCTGCAAGTGTTGTTTGACTGTATAAGCAAGGATAGACCAGCTCTTTTGCAG GTTTATTTATCGTTGTATACAACCATTGGTTCAATGGCTGATCTTCTCGTCAAAAGCGATAGTCATATGTGTGATTCACTTTCCATCTCAAGCCTCAAG GTTGCTCTTGCCTACAACGAGGCGGTAACAAGTGGAAGATTGGCCTCTTCAGGTGGCTTTGTTCAATCAATCTTCTTAGCATCACTAGGAAAACGATGTGAAGAGATTTTGAATTGTTCGACGGAGCTGAAGACTAATTTGAGAGATTATTTGACCTCAGAGGCATGGCCTGATGATGATCAGAAAGACGTGATCCTTCTCTCATGGTACTTGAAATGGTTCAGTGTACCGTCTCCATCGATCATCAAAGCAGTAGTGGAGAAGATCAAATCCAAGTCCAAGATCTCAACTTCCGCAATACCTTTGTTACGGTTAGTGTTACCTAGTACGCATATTAGTGCGATAAGTGAGATTGATAGGGTCTTTTTTCCCATCAATTGA
- the LOC108843142 gene encoding temperature-sensitive sn-2 acyl-lipid omega-3 desaturase (ferredoxin), chloroplastic gives MASCVLSECGIRPLPRFYPKPTTSFASNPSPTLKLNPPLPSLNTRSWFFPRTRSWALNVATPLTTLETPPEEEDARRFDPGAPPPFNLADIRAAIPKHCWVKNPWKSMGYVVRDVAIVFGLAAVAAYFNSWLLWPLYWFAQGTMFWALFVLGHDCGHGSFSNDPRLNSVAGHLLHSSILVPYHGWRISHRTHHQNHGHVENDESWHPLPESLYKKLEKTTQTFRFTLPFPMLAYPFYLWGRSPGKNGSHFDPDSDLFLPKEKKDVVTSTACWTAMAALLVCLNFVMGPIQMLKLYVIPYWIFVMWLDFVTYLHHHGHEDKLPWYRGKEWSYLRGGLTTLDRDYGWINNIHHDIGTHVIHHLFPQIPHYHLVEATEAAKPVLGKYYREPKNSGPLPLHLLGSLIKSMEQDHFVSDTGDVVYYEADPKLNGQRT, from the exons ATGGCGAGCTGTGTTTTATCAGAATGTGGTATCAGACCTCTCCCAAGGTTCTACCCTAAACCCACAACCTCTTTTGCCTCTAACCCatcacccactctcaaactcaACCCACCTCTTCCTTCTCTCAACACCCGAAGTTGGTTCTTCCCTAGAACAAGAAGCTGGGCGCTGAATGTGGCCACGCCATTAACAACTCTCGAGACTCCACCAGAGGAAGAAGACGCGAGGAGGTTCGACCCAGGTGCACCTCCTCCATTCAACTTGGCTGACATAAGAGCAGCCATACCCAAGCACTGTTGGGTCAAGAATCCATGGAAGTCGATGGGTTACGTTGTCAGAGATGTAGCTATCGTCTTTGGATTGGCTGCTGTTGCTGCTTACTTCAACAGCTGGCTTCTCTGGCCTCTCTACTGGTTTGCTCAAGGAACCATGTTTTGGGCTCTCTTTGTTCTTGGCCATGACTG TGGGCATGGTAGCTTCTCTAATGATCCGAGGTTGAACAGTGTAGCTGGTCATCTTCTTCATTCCTCAATTCTTGTCCCTTACCATGGCTG GAGAATTAGCCACAGAACTCACCACCAGAACCATGGGCATGTCGAGAATGATGAATCTTGGCACCCT TTGCCTGAAAGCCTCTACAAGAAATTGGAGAAAACTACTCAGACTTTTAGGTTCACATTGCCATTCCCAATGCTCGCATATCCTTTCTACTTG TGGGGAAGAAGTCCAGGGAAAAATGGTTCTCATTTTGATCCAGACAGTGACTTGTTTcttcccaaagagaagaaagatgtTGTGACATCAACTGCATGTTGGACTGCAATGGCTGCTTTGCTTGTTTGTCTCAACTTTGTCATGGGTCCAATCCAAATGCTTAAACTATACGTCATTCCTTACTGG ATATTTGTGATGTGGTTGGACTTCGTGACTTACTTGCATCACCATGGCCATGAAGACAAGCTCCCTTGGTACCGTGGAAAG GAATGGAGTTACCTGAGAGGAGGGCTCACGACACTGGATCGTGATTATGGATGGATCAATAACATCCACCATGACATTGGAACTCATGTGATACATCATCTTTTCCCGCAGATCCCACACTATCATCTAGTTGAAGCA ACAGAAGCAGCTAAACCAGTACTAGGAAAGTACTACAGAGAACCGAAAAACTCTGGACCTTTGCCACTTCACTTACTGGGAAGCCTCATAAAAAGTATGGAACAAGACCATTTCGTAAGTGATACAGGAGACGTCGTGTACTACGAGGCAGATCCAAAACTCAATGGACAAAGAACTTGA